CGGGCCGGCGAGGCGGGCGTCCGCGTCGACCACCACCGGCTGCGGCGGGACGGGGGTGCCGTCGGTCAGCAGCACCGGGGTCCCCGGACCGAGGACGGCCGCCGTCTCCACCGCGCCGGAGAGGTCGTCGGCCAGCACGCCGAGGGGGCGGCTCCCGGGCATCAGGCCAGCACCTCCACCGGGTCGCCGACCGCGAGGTCGCCGGTGGTGTCGGGCACCAGGTTGACCCCGAAGACCGGACGGCCGTCCACCCGGCGGTGCCGGGCCAGCGTGCGCAGCGGCTCCGGGCCGCGCTCGAGGGTGAGCGGGTCCACCGTCGTCATCACGCACCGGGCGCACGGCTTGACCACCCGCAGCACCGCCGCGCCGACCCGGAGCCGGGACCAGCCGTGCTCGGCGAACGGCTCGGCGCCCTCCACGACCAGGTTGGGCCGGAACCGGGTCATCGACAGCGGCTCCGGCGGCGTCAAGGCCCGCTCCACGGCCTCGGTGGCCACCAGGTCGTCCAGCGCCGCCAGGGAGGCCGTGGTGGTCAGCAGCACCGGGAACCCGTCGGCGAAGCCGGTGTGGTCCCCGTCCCCGGCGTAGCGGGGGTCCAGGGGGCGCGCCTGCGGTCGGGGGGTGTGCACCAGCCGGACGTCGTCGCGGCCCAGCGCCGCCCGCAACCAGGTCGCGGCCTCCTCGCCGGCGTCCACCGCGACGGCGCGGTCGGAGAACACCCGCACCTCCTGCTCCGGCCCGCCCGGCTCCGGCAGGTGGAGGTCGGCGATCCCCTCGGCCCTCAGCCGCAGACCGCTCACCCCCGGTGCGGTGCCGGCCACGTCCGCGGTGAGCCGCAGCAGCCGGGGTTCGGTCCGGGCGGTGAGCATGGCGCCGTCGCCGTCCAGGACCATCCAGCGGCGGTCGCCCACCAGCCCCGCCCGCTCCAACCGGGCCTGCGGCACCGGTCGGGCAGCGGTGCTCTTGACCGGGTGGACCGACAGGCTCAGCAGCTGCACCCTGTCACCGTACGACCCGCGGCGGCGGTCAGCCCCGGGGGAGGTCGGGGTGCTCGTCGACCAGCCGCTGGGTGCCGAGGACGGCCAGCAGCCGGAGCCTGCTGTCGGCCTCGCTGCGCGGGGGAGCGGTGAGGACGAGCAGCACCTGGGAGGCGTCCTCGGTGAACAGCGCCTGGCAGTCGACCTCGATCGGCCCGATCTCGGGGTGGATCAGGACCTTGTGGTCCTCGAAGCGCCGGCTCACCTCGTGGGCCTCCCAGAGCCGGGCGAACTCGGGGCTGCGAGCCTGCAGCACCGCCACCATCTCGGCCGCCGGCGAGCCGGCGCCGGCGGCTCCGTGCGCCGCCCGGAGCGAGGCGACCTGGGCCCGGCCCTGGCGCTCGTGGTCCTCCTCGGGGTAGCGCCACCGCTCCTGCTCGGGGTGCACGAACCAGCGGTAGATCGCGCTGCGCTCCATCCCGGAGAGCTGGCTGGCGTCACCGAACAGGGCCCGGGCCGGGTCGTTCTGCACCAGCGTCTCGCCCAGCGGGCCGAGGACCATCGCCGGGGTGTCCACCAGCCGGTCCATCACCCGCAGCAGAGCGGGCGCGACGTGGCTGCCGCTCACCCGGTCCGGGGCGCTGTGGCCGCAGACCCGGTACAGGTAGTCGCGCTCGTCGCCGGTCAGCCTCAGCGCCCGGGCCAGCGAGCCGAGCATCTGCGTGCTCGGCTGGGGCCCGCGGCGCTGCTCCAGCCGGGTGTAGTAGTCCGCGGACATGGCGGCGAGCTGGGCGACCTCCTCGCGCTGCAGCCCGGGAACCCGCCGACGGGCACCGGCCGGCAGCCCGACGTCGTCGGGTCGCAGCTCCGCGCGGCGCCGTCGCAGGAAGTCGGCCAGGGCATCTCGATCCACCCCTGGAGTATCGCGCTGCCGACCGGCGCCGACCAGGGACCGGCGGTCCCTGGACGAGCGCTCTCTGGTACCCCCTCCCGCACGCTCGCAGACTCAGACCATGAACATCTCCGGAAACACCGTCTTCATCCCCGGCGCCACCAGC
The sequence above is a segment of the Auraticoccus monumenti genome. Coding sequences within it:
- a CDS encoding MOSC domain-containing protein, coding for MQLLSLSVHPVKSTAARPVPQARLERAGLVGDRRWMVLDGDGAMLTARTEPRLLRLTADVAGTAPGVSGLRLRAEGIADLHLPEPGGPEQEVRVFSDRAVAVDAGEEAATWLRAALGRDDVRLVHTPRPQARPLDPRYAGDGDHTGFADGFPVLLTTTASLAALDDLVATEAVERALTPPEPLSMTRFRPNLVVEGAEPFAEHGWSRLRVGAAVLRVVKPCARCVMTTVDPLTLERGPEPLRTLARHRRVDGRPVFGVNLVPDTTGDLAVGDPVEVLA
- a CDS encoding helix-turn-helix transcriptional regulator; protein product: MDRDALADFLRRRRAELRPDDVGLPAGARRRVPGLQREEVAQLAAMSADYYTRLEQRRGPQPSTQMLGSLARALRLTGDERDYLYRVCGHSAPDRVSGSHVAPALLRVMDRLVDTPAMVLGPLGETLVQNDPARALFGDASQLSGMERSAIYRWFVHPEQERWRYPEEDHERQGRAQVASLRAAHGAAGAGSPAAEMVAVLQARSPEFARLWEAHEVSRRFEDHKVLIHPEIGPIEVDCQALFTEDASQVLLVLTAPPRSEADSRLRLLAVLGTQRLVDEHPDLPRG